The genomic window GCGACTCCTCCTTCCTGGACATCGGAAAGAAAAACACGCTTGAAAAAATGGCGCCGCACGTTACGCACTTCGGCGTGCACGACCACGGCTTCAACAACGTCTCCACCTACGGCAACCTGCTGCGCCTGATGAACGAAGGACGTATCCCCGAAAACGAATGGGAACGCAACTTCTATGTGATGGCGCTGCAGGCCTCGAGCGCCGTTCAGGCCAAGCGCTGGACGGCCCTGCCCTCCGGTGGATATATCTATTCGTTCAACGGTCCGCACTCGCTCTTTGCCGACACCATCCGCTCGTTGCGTGCCCTGGCCATCGGCCATCAGCTCGGCCATTCCATCATGGGCGAAAACGACCAGCAGACCAGCCTGCTGGAGCGGCTGGTGCAACACGCGAAAACCACCGCCGACTTTGCCGTCTACTATGGCGAAGGCCGCGACCACTACGACGTTTGGGGCCGCACCGCCCATGAAAGCATCTTCAACACCAACGATGGCAACTACCGTTGCCCCAACTCGCAGCAGGGCTTTTCGCCCTTCACCACCTGGACGCGCGGGCTCGCGTGGATCATGGTGGGCGCACCGGAACAGCTGGAGTTCCTGCAGACCATCAACGACGCCGAACTCGAACCGCTCGGCGGGCGCGAAGCCATCGAAGCGTTCCTGCTCAAGATGGCCAAGGCCACCTGCGACTTCTACATCGAAAACACCGCCACCGACGGCATCCCCTACTGGGATACCGGGGCGCTCAACACGCACCAACTTGGAACCGATGTATACGAACGCGAGTCCGATCCGTTCAACGATGCCGAGCCGGTCGACTCCTCCGCCGCCGCCATCGGCGCGCAGGGCCTCTTGCGTCTGGGCCGCTATTTGAACGACGACAAATACACCCAGGCCGGACTGACCGTGATGAAAACGCTGATGGGCGACAACTACCTCAGCCTCGACGAATCCCACCAAGGGCTGATCCTGCATTCGGTCTACCACCGCCCCAACGGCTGGGACCACATTCCCGAAGGGCAGTCGGTGCCGTGCGGCGAGTCGAGCATGTGGGGCGACTACCACGCCCGCGAAGCCGCGCTCTACCTCCAGCGCCTCGCCAACGACGACCCCTACTACAAATTTTACTTATAACCAAACAGTACGGGCGGGC from Pontiella desulfatans includes these protein-coding regions:
- a CDS encoding glycoside hydrolase family 88 protein, yielding MHINHHLTPQDLIPELERFWAVSGQKVKDLNQNYDPAQGSPVFTIEGKYTTRGWTEWTQGFQYGSEILQFDATGDSSFLDIGKKNTLEKMAPHVTHFGVHDHGFNNVSTYGNLLRLMNEGRIPENEWERNFYVMALQASSAVQAKRWTALPSGGYIYSFNGPHSLFADTIRSLRALAIGHQLGHSIMGENDQQTSLLERLVQHAKTTADFAVYYGEGRDHYDVWGRTAHESIFNTNDGNYRCPNSQQGFSPFTTWTRGLAWIMVGAPEQLEFLQTINDAELEPLGGREAIEAFLLKMAKATCDFYIENTATDGIPYWDTGALNTHQLGTDVYERESDPFNDAEPVDSSAAAIGAQGLLRLGRYLNDDKYTQAGLTVMKTLMGDNYLSLDESHQGLILHSVYHRPNGWDHIPEGQSVPCGESSMWGDYHAREAALYLQRLANDDPYYKFYL